In a genomic window of Aeromonas veronii:
- the nrdD gene encoding anaerobic ribonucleoside-triphosphate reductase, with protein sequence MKPVVIKRDGCRAPFNAQLISDAVSRAAEAVNQANPALALRISNAVSQELEGRGEVDIHEIQNRVENHLMASDDKAIARAYIEYRHDRDQAREARGRLAQEIRGLVEQTNAALLNENANKDSKVIPTQRDLLAGIVAKHYATSHMLPRDVVQAHENGDLHFHDLDYSPFFPMFNCMLIDLKGMLTHGFKMGNAEIDTPKSISTATAVTAQIIAQVASHIYGGTTINRIDEVLAPYVTISWQKHREVAEEWGIADVEAYAMARTEKECYDAFQSLEYEVNTLHTANGQTPFVTFGFGLGDSWESRMIQRAILSNRIAGLGKNKKTAVFPKLVFAIKDGLNHKQGDPNYDIKQLALECASKRMYPDILNYDQVVKVTGSFKTPMGCRSFLGAYEENGELIHEGRNNLGVVSLNLPRIALKSRDEADFWDRLDASLRVAKKALMYRITRLDGVKARVAPILYMEGACGVRLKADDNVSEIFKNGRASISLGYIGVHETINALFGDKVHLFDSAELQQKAIAIIARLKAAIDEWKEETGYGFSLYSTPSENLCTRFCRIDAKEFGVVSGVTDKGYYTNSFHLDVEKQVNPYDKLDFEAPYPPIASGGFICYGEYPNIQHNLEALENVWDYSYDKVPYYGTNTPIDECYDCGFTGEFECTSKGFTCPRCGNHDPAKVSVTRRVCGYLGSPDARPFNAGKQEEVKRRVKHM encoded by the coding sequence ATGAAACCGGTTGTGATCAAACGTGACGGATGTCGCGCACCATTCAATGCCCAGCTGATTAGCGATGCGGTCAGCCGTGCGGCGGAAGCGGTCAATCAGGCCAATCCGGCGCTGGCACTGCGCATCTCAAACGCGGTCAGCCAGGAGCTGGAAGGGCGTGGTGAAGTTGATATCCACGAGATCCAGAACCGGGTTGAAAACCACCTGATGGCGTCCGACGACAAGGCCATTGCCCGTGCCTACATCGAATACCGTCACGACCGGGATCAGGCCCGTGAGGCGCGCGGCCGTCTGGCGCAGGAGATCCGTGGTCTGGTCGAGCAGACCAACGCCGCCCTGCTCAACGAGAACGCCAACAAAGATTCCAAGGTGATCCCGACCCAGCGCGACCTGCTGGCCGGTATCGTCGCCAAGCACTATGCCACCAGCCACATGCTGCCCCGTGATGTGGTGCAGGCCCACGAGAACGGTGATCTGCACTTCCACGATCTCGACTACTCGCCTTTCTTCCCGATGTTCAACTGCATGTTGATCGATCTGAAGGGGATGCTGACCCACGGCTTCAAGATGGGTAATGCGGAGATCGATACCCCGAAATCGATCAGCACCGCCACCGCCGTGACCGCCCAGATCATCGCCCAGGTGGCGAGCCACATCTATGGCGGCACCACCATCAACCGCATCGACGAAGTGCTGGCGCCCTATGTTACCATCAGCTGGCAGAAACACCGTGAAGTGGCCGAAGAGTGGGGCATTGCCGATGTGGAAGCCTATGCCATGGCCCGCACCGAGAAAGAGTGTTACGACGCCTTCCAGTCGCTGGAGTATGAAGTCAACACCCTGCACACCGCCAACGGTCAGACGCCGTTCGTCACCTTCGGCTTTGGTCTGGGGGATAGCTGGGAGTCGCGGATGATCCAGCGCGCCATCCTCAGCAACCGTATCGCTGGCCTTGGCAAGAACAAGAAGACCGCCGTGTTCCCGAAACTGGTGTTCGCCATCAAGGATGGCCTCAACCACAAGCAGGGCGATCCCAACTACGACATCAAGCAGCTCGCGCTGGAGTGTGCCTCCAAGCGGATGTATCCGGACATCCTCAACTACGACCAGGTGGTGAAGGTGACCGGCTCCTTCAAAACCCCCATGGGTTGCCGCTCCTTCCTCGGCGCTTACGAGGAGAATGGTGAGCTGATCCACGAAGGTCGCAACAACCTGGGCGTGGTGAGCCTCAACCTGCCGCGCATTGCGCTGAAATCCCGTGATGAAGCGGACTTCTGGGATCGTCTGGATGCCTCTCTGCGGGTCGCCAAGAAGGCGCTGATGTACCGCATCACCCGTCTGGACGGGGTGAAAGCGCGGGTTGCTCCGATCCTTTATATGGAAGGGGCTTGCGGTGTGCGCCTCAAGGCGGACGACAACGTCAGCGAGATCTTCAAGAACGGCCGGGCCTCCATTTCGCTTGGCTATATCGGGGTTCACGAGACCATCAACGCCCTGTTTGGTGACAAGGTGCACCTGTTTGACAGCGCCGAGCTGCAGCAGAAGGCCATCGCCATCATCGCCCGTCTCAAGGCGGCCATCGACGAGTGGAAAGAGGAGACCGGCTACGGCTTCAGCCTCTACTCCACTCCGAGCGAGAACCTCTGCACCCGTTTCTGCCGCATCGATGCCAAAGAGTTTGGCGTAGTATCCGGCGTGACCGACAAGGGCTACTACACCAACAGCTTCCACCTCGATGTGGAGAAGCAGGTCAATCCGTACGACAAGCTGGACTTCGAGGCGCCCTATCCGCCCATCGCCAGCGGCGGCTTCATCTGTTACGGCGAGTACCCCAACATCCAGCACAACCTGGAAGCGCTGGAGAACGTCTGGGATTACAGCTACGACAAGGTGCCCTACTACGGTACCAACACCCCCATCGACGAGTGCTATGACTGCGGCTTCACCGGCGAGTTCGAGTGCACCTCCAAGGGCTTTACCTGCCCGCGCTGCGGCAACCACGACCCCGCCAAGGTGTCGGTGACTCGCCGTGTCTGTGGCTACCTCGGCAGCCCGGATGCGCGCCCCTTCAATGCGGGCAAGCAGGAAGAAGTGAAGCGCCGCGTCAAACATATGTAA
- the nrdG gene encoding anaerobic ribonucleoside-triphosphate reductase-activating protein has product MHYHQYYPVDVINGPGTRATLFVSGCEHQCPGCYNQSTWRLDGGKPFDEAMSNRVISDLNDSRIKRRGLSLSGGDPLHPANVPHVMVLVKRVRAECPGKDIWCWTGYRLGELSAAQRELVALLDVLVDGKFEKELADPGLLWRGSSNQQIHDLNAWRDTGERIPCLVCS; this is encoded by the coding sequence ATGCACTACCACCAATACTACCCGGTTGATGTGATCAACGGCCCCGGCACCCGCGCCACCCTGTTCGTCTCGGGTTGCGAGCACCAGTGCCCCGGCTGCTACAACCAGAGCACCTGGCGGCTCGATGGCGGCAAGCCATTCGATGAGGCGATGAGCAATCGCGTCATTAGCGACCTCAACGACAGCCGCATCAAACGGCGTGGTCTGTCGCTCTCCGGCGGCGATCCGCTTCACCCGGCCAACGTGCCCCACGTGATGGTGCTGGTGAAACGGGTACGTGCCGAGTGTCCGGGCAAGGATATCTGGTGCTGGACCGGTTATCGGCTCGGCGAGCTCTCCGCTGCCCAGCGCGAGCTGGTCGCCCTGCTGGATGTGCTGGTGGATGGCAAGTTTGAAAAAGAGCTGGCAGATCCGGGCCTGCTCTGGCGTGGCAGCAGCAACCAGCAGATCCACGACCTCAATGCCTGGCGTGATACGGGTGAGCGAATTCCCTGTCTGGTTTGCAGTTGA
- a CDS encoding YqaE/Pmp3 family membrane protein, protein MNNLLKILLAIFLPPVCAFLQVGFSLHFLINIVLTLLGGLPGMVHALWLVVSDKRG, encoded by the coding sequence ATGAACAATCTGCTCAAGATCCTGCTGGCCATCTTTCTGCCCCCGGTCTGTGCCTTTCTTCAGGTGGGCTTCAGCCTGCATTTTCTGATCAACATAGTGCTGACCCTGCTGGGCGGTCTGCCCGGCATGGTGCATGCGCTTTGGCTGGTGGTGAGCGACAAGCGCGGCTGA
- a CDS encoding energy transducer TonB: MKWKVAVWSGLAVTLLLGCSSRQEVAHERAPIAIPLEQLSSYWVQEKQWSWLGNDEPALPAKPVKGYVEVRYQIDASGTPVKPEVVAAEPPGELEQSALATLSRIRYSPAEGNPDAIPVEVTNRFEIEIN, from the coding sequence ATGAAGTGGAAAGTCGCAGTATGGTCAGGTCTGGCCGTGACACTGTTGCTGGGCTGCTCATCCCGTCAGGAGGTGGCGCACGAACGTGCTCCGATCGCTATCCCTCTTGAGCAGTTGTCCAGCTACTGGGTTCAGGAGAAGCAGTGGTCATGGCTTGGCAATGACGAGCCCGCCCTGCCGGCCAAACCGGTCAAGGGGTATGTGGAAGTACGCTATCAAATCGACGCCAGCGGCACGCCGGTCAAACCGGAAGTGGTGGCGGCCGAGCCCCCCGGCGAGCTGGAGCAGAGCGCGCTGGCGACCCTCTCGCGGATCCGCTACAGCCCGGCAGAGGGCAACCCGGATGCCATTCCGGTCGAGGTGACCAACCGCTTCGAGATCGAGATCAACTGA
- a CDS encoding MliC family protein, which translates to MNKVHMMAAGAMALGLLAGCNQGNTLSVTGGEPVSYQCEQGKKVLVRYFSLSDESLNFIKLSLPDGKDYTLPQAVSASGARYTDEHEAVWWNKGDGGFVELRDQAGEWQTAYNDCKQQ; encoded by the coding sequence ATGAATAAAGTACATATGATGGCCGCTGGTGCGATGGCCCTCGGCCTGCTCGCCGGCTGCAATCAGGGCAATACCCTCTCTGTCACCGGTGGCGAACCGGTCAGTTATCAGTGCGAGCAGGGCAAGAAGGTGCTGGTGCGCTACTTCTCCCTCTCCGATGAGAGCCTCAACTTTATCAAGCTGTCGCTGCCGGACGGCAAGGATTACACCCTGCCCCAGGCCGTCTCGGCCTCCGGCGCCCGCTATACAGACGAGCACGAGGCCGTCTGGTGGAACAAGGGGGATGGGGGCTTTGTCGAACTGCGGGATCAGGCTGGCGAGTGGCAGACCGCCTACAACGACTGCAAACAGCAATAA
- a CDS encoding anhydro-N-acetylmuramic acid kinase, with translation MAERYIGLMSGTSMDGIDAVLVMIDGDELRVEAALCHPWPEETARALHALCTPSDNEIDRMGVAGKQVAEEFATATHALLVKAGLTPKDIRAIGSHGQTIRHRPQLGFTLQIGNAALLAALTGIDVIADFRTMDMALGGQGAPLVPAFHQALFAKPGVLRVVLNLGGIANISVLPGNPVGVYGFDTGPANTLLDGWYRRHQPHGGSYDAGGKWAASGTPIPALLEKLLAHPYFVAPSPKSTGREMFTLAWLDGELAGNAYAPVDVQRTLQALTCHSIARQLPAQPNSLSASQPKAELFVCGGGAHNAPLLSELASLLPAWRIASTLDLGLAPDWVEGAAFAWLAMCFVHRKPGNLPAVTGARRPAVLGALYPA, from the coding sequence ATGGCTGAGCGTTATATCGGATTGATGTCTGGCACCAGCATGGACGGAATTGACGCCGTGCTGGTGATGATCGACGGGGATGAATTGCGGGTCGAAGCCGCGCTTTGTCACCCCTGGCCGGAAGAGACCGCCCGCGCGCTGCATGCCCTCTGCACCCCGAGCGACAACGAAATCGACCGCATGGGAGTGGCCGGCAAGCAAGTGGCAGAGGAATTTGCCACCGCCACCCACGCGCTGCTGGTCAAGGCGGGGCTAACCCCCAAGGATATTCGCGCCATCGGCAGCCACGGCCAGACCATCCGCCACCGCCCCCAGCTTGGCTTTACCCTGCAGATCGGCAACGCCGCCCTGCTGGCAGCCCTGACCGGCATCGACGTTATCGCCGATTTTCGCACCATGGATATGGCCCTCGGTGGTCAGGGGGCGCCGCTGGTGCCCGCGTTCCATCAAGCACTGTTTGCCAAACCCGGCGTATTGCGGGTGGTGCTGAACCTCGGCGGTATCGCCAATATCTCGGTACTGCCGGGCAATCCGGTCGGCGTCTATGGTTTTGATACCGGCCCGGCCAACACCCTGCTCGATGGCTGGTATCGCCGCCATCAGCCCCACGGTGGCAGCTATGACGCCGGTGGCAAATGGGCCGCCAGCGGCACGCCCATCCCGGCTCTGCTGGAGAAGCTGCTAGCTCACCCCTACTTCGTCGCCCCTTCCCCCAAGAGTACCGGACGGGAGATGTTCACCCTCGCCTGGCTCGATGGCGAGCTGGCAGGCAATGCCTACGCCCCCGTGGATGTGCAGCGTACCCTGCAGGCACTCACCTGCCACAGCATCGCCCGCCAATTGCCCGCCCAGCCAAACTCATTGAGCGCCAGTCAACCGAAAGCCGAGCTGTTTGTCTGTGGCGGTGGCGCCCATAACGCTCCGCTGCTAAGCGAGTTGGCCAGCCTGCTGCCCGCATGGCGCATTGCCAGCACCCTTGATCTGGGCCTGGCCCCCGATTGGGTTGAAGGCGCGGCATTTGCCTGGCTGGCCATGTGCTTTGTCCATCGCAAGCCGGGCAATCTGCCCGCCGTCACCGGTGCCCGCCGTCCGGCTGTGCTGGGGGCGCTCTATCCCGCCTGA
- a CDS encoding peptidoglycan DD-metalloendopeptidase family protein, with translation MVIWHAFNALPHWHRKMVLILSIMIMMLAAWPSEQAVATRVDENGNEIALREPANDNALNHELTAEAAQPVTPPKPRYITKQVKVHRGDNMGVIFQRIGLSTTDLHLIDQLEGSDPLRMLQPGQELTFKLTENGELHSLYYPHSLEQALKVSRKEETFVARNVKIALDTREQVSKGEIRSSFWGAAVDAGMTEDQIMDLAAIFGWDIDFAQDLQPGDSFRVVYEDKFRDDERVASGDILAAEFVNQGTAYRAVLNEDGNYYTPEGKAMRKSFLRAPVNFKYISSNFNPRRLHPVTGKIRPHNGIDYVAPVGTPIMAAGSGSVVAAGYNQFNGNYVFIKHAGNFVTKYLHLAKRTVNKGQRVKQGQTIGTLGGTGRVTGPHLHYEFVVGGIHKNPRTLNLPQAETLSGRELANFKMLATPQLVKLDNPTLQLAQNKRDSRGN, from the coding sequence ATGGTTATTTGGCACGCCTTTAACGCACTCCCCCACTGGCACCGCAAGATGGTGCTGATTTTGAGCATCATGATCATGATGCTGGCGGCCTGGCCAAGCGAACAGGCAGTAGCAACACGAGTCGATGAAAATGGCAACGAGATTGCCCTGCGGGAACCGGCTAACGACAACGCGTTGAACCACGAGCTGACGGCCGAGGCCGCCCAGCCTGTCACCCCGCCCAAGCCGCGCTACATCACCAAGCAGGTAAAGGTACACCGTGGCGACAACATGGGGGTGATCTTCCAGCGCATTGGTCTGAGCACCACTGATCTGCACCTAATCGACCAGCTCGAGGGCAGTGATCCCCTGCGGATGCTGCAACCGGGGCAGGAGCTCACCTTCAAGCTCACCGAGAACGGCGAGCTGCACAGCCTCTATTACCCCCACAGTCTGGAGCAGGCGCTCAAGGTGAGCCGCAAGGAGGAGACCTTTGTCGCCCGCAACGTCAAGATCGCCCTCGATACCCGCGAACAGGTGAGCAAAGGCGAGATCCGCTCCAGCTTCTGGGGCGCGGCGGTGGACGCGGGGATGACGGAAGATCAGATCATGGATCTCGCCGCCATCTTCGGCTGGGACATCGACTTTGCCCAGGATCTGCAGCCGGGGGACAGCTTCCGGGTTGTCTATGAAGACAAGTTCCGCGACGACGAGCGGGTGGCCTCCGGCGATATTCTGGCCGCCGAGTTCGTCAACCAGGGCACCGCCTACCGCGCCGTGCTCAATGAAGATGGCAACTACTACACCCCGGAAGGGAAGGCGATGCGCAAGAGTTTCCTGCGCGCGCCGGTCAATTTCAAATACATCAGCTCCAACTTTAACCCGCGCCGCCTCCATCCGGTGACCGGCAAGATCCGCCCCCACAACGGCATCGACTATGTGGCGCCGGTGGGCACCCCCATCATGGCGGCGGGCTCCGGCAGCGTGGTGGCCGCCGGTTACAACCAGTTCAACGGCAACTATGTCTTTATCAAGCATGCCGGCAACTTCGTGACCAAATACCTGCACCTCGCCAAGCGCACCGTCAACAAGGGACAGCGGGTGAAGCAGGGGCAGACCATCGGTACCCTGGGTGGCACCGGCCGCGTCACCGGGCCGCACCTGCACTATGAATTCGTGGTGGGCGGCATTCACAAGAATCCACGCACCCTCAACTTGCCGCAGGCGGAGACGCTCAGCGGACGCGAGCTGGCCAACTTCAAAATGCTGGCCACGCCGCAACTGGTCAAGCTCGACAACCCCACGCTGCAACTGGCCCAGAACAAGCGGGATAGTCGCGGCAACTAA
- the tyrS gene encoding tyrosine--tRNA ligase yields the protein MSQLEVALAEIKRGAEEILVEEELVAKLKEGRPLRIKLGMDPTAPDIHLGHTVILNKLKTFQDLGHEIILLIGDFTAMVGDPSGKNSTRPPLSEEAIKHNALTYAEQAFKILDPAKTRIEYNSTWLSELGATGMIKLAAKQTVARMMERDDFKKRYTGGQSIAIHEFLYPLLQGYDSVALKADVELGGTDQKFNLLMGRELQKDAGMATQCVLMMPLLVGLDGVKKMSKSAANYIGVHDAPGEMFGKIMSITDDLMWNYYELLSFRPLAEIEGFKAGIAAGTLNPRDVKIWLAKEIITRYHDEAAAEAAHEDFTQRFSKNAIPDEMPEVELALEGDGLAIANLLKEADLVATTSEALRMIKQGAVKVDGEKLDDGKALIGAGTAVYQVGKRKFARVTVK from the coding sequence ATGTCCCAGCTCGAGGTGGCGCTAGCCGAGATCAAGCGCGGAGCGGAAGAAATTCTGGTTGAAGAAGAACTGGTCGCCAAATTGAAGGAAGGGCGCCCGCTGCGCATCAAGTTGGGCATGGACCCGACGGCCCCCGACATTCACCTGGGTCATACCGTGATCCTCAACAAGCTGAAGACCTTCCAGGATCTGGGCCACGAGATCATCCTGCTGATCGGCGATTTCACCGCCATGGTGGGTGACCCCTCCGGCAAGAACAGCACCCGTCCGCCGCTCTCCGAAGAGGCCATCAAGCACAACGCCCTCACCTATGCGGAGCAGGCGTTCAAGATCCTCGATCCGGCCAAGACCCGCATCGAGTACAACTCGACCTGGCTGAGCGAGCTGGGTGCGACCGGCATGATCAAGCTGGCGGCCAAGCAGACTGTAGCCCGCATGATGGAGCGCGACGACTTCAAGAAGCGCTACACCGGCGGCCAGTCCATCGCGATTCACGAATTCCTCTATCCGCTGCTGCAAGGCTATGACTCGGTTGCGCTGAAGGCGGACGTCGAGCTCGGCGGTACCGATCAGAAGTTCAACCTGCTGATGGGTCGCGAGCTGCAAAAAGATGCCGGCATGGCGACCCAGTGCGTGCTGATGATGCCGCTGCTGGTGGGTCTGGATGGCGTCAAGAAGATGTCCAAGTCCGCTGCTAACTACATCGGCGTACACGATGCCCCGGGCGAGATGTTCGGCAAGATCATGTCCATCACCGACGATCTGATGTGGAACTACTACGAGCTGCTCTCCTTCCGTCCGCTGGCTGAAATCGAAGGGTTCAAGGCGGGCATCGCTGCCGGCACCCTCAACCCCCGTGACGTGAAGATCTGGCTGGCCAAGGAGATCATCACCCGCTATCACGATGAAGCGGCGGCCGAAGCGGCCCACGAAGATTTCACCCAGCGCTTCTCCAAGAACGCTATTCCGGACGAGATGCCGGAAGTCGAACTGGCCCTGGAAGGCGACGGGCTGGCCATCGCCAACCTGCTCAAAGAGGCCGATCTGGTGGCCACCACCTCCGAAGCGCTGCGGATGATCAAGCAGGGCGCGGTCAAGGTGGATGGCGAGAAGCTGGACGATGGCAAAGCACTGATTGGTGCCGGTACCGCTGTCTATCAGGTTGGCAAGCGCAAGTTTGCCCGGGTGACGGTCAAGTAA
- a CDS encoding MATE family efflux transporter, producing the protein MSAYLTLRRRAMTRRFWAYALPSILAMLVSGAYYLIDGIFVGHYVGAAGLAGINLVYPVIMVLIGLAAMISMGAATAISFQQGAKNNNLARQALVNALWLLAGLGGVAPGLLYYTHTDILLGLGIEQGTETWKQASDYLTWIGGGTLLLASNLAVPYLLRNDGRPKLAMVLVSSGAVLNIILNYIMVGRLGLGLIGTAQATLMAEGAVSLIGLGYFFTPWARLRLSWRDLVPNLPAMPHLLFTGLPSLIAQFNLGLLLMLHNSQLMVYGNVKDLAGFTVAGYTEAVFIVILQGLAFGIQPLISKAAGAKRHRNLKYLMEMGLTFTFIYGMLVWLTIQLLPGQVAMLYTGDKDPELLAAAISSLTLNLGAMPLEGIIMFGIVLLQSMARTRQALVISIAKTVLLLPLIFLLPQQWGRDGVLMAQPATVLLLTLPLCWLLWREWLRLKVACAPKARLRPQPASARAAVQLAR; encoded by the coding sequence ATGTCTGCCTATTTAACACTGCGGCGACGGGCCATGACCCGTCGCTTCTGGGCTTACGCCCTCCCCTCCATTCTTGCCATGCTGGTCTCGGGGGCCTACTACCTCATCGACGGCATCTTCGTCGGCCACTATGTCGGCGCCGCAGGCCTCGCCGGGATCAACCTGGTCTATCCGGTCATCATGGTGCTGATCGGGCTGGCCGCCATGATCAGCATGGGGGCGGCCACCGCCATCTCCTTCCAGCAAGGGGCGAAGAATAACAACCTGGCCCGTCAGGCGCTGGTCAACGCCCTCTGGCTGCTGGCAGGTCTCGGGGGTGTTGCGCCGGGTCTGCTCTATTACACCCACACCGATATCTTGCTGGGGCTGGGGATTGAACAGGGCACCGAGACTTGGAAACAGGCGAGTGACTACCTCACCTGGATCGGCGGCGGTACCCTGCTGCTGGCTAGCAATCTGGCGGTGCCCTATCTGCTGCGCAACGATGGCCGCCCGAAACTGGCCATGGTGCTGGTGAGCAGCGGCGCCGTGCTCAACATCATCCTCAACTACATCATGGTGGGTCGGCTGGGACTGGGACTGATCGGTACCGCGCAAGCCACCCTGATGGCAGAAGGCGCCGTGAGCCTGATCGGCCTTGGCTACTTCTTTACCCCCTGGGCGCGGCTGCGCCTCAGCTGGCGGGATCTGGTGCCCAACCTCCCCGCCATGCCGCACCTGCTTTTTACCGGTCTGCCAAGCCTGATTGCCCAGTTCAACCTCGGCCTGCTGCTGATGCTGCACAACAGCCAGCTGATGGTGTATGGCAATGTGAAGGATCTGGCGGGCTTTACCGTGGCCGGTTACACCGAAGCGGTCTTTATCGTCATCCTGCAGGGGCTGGCGTTCGGCATTCAGCCGCTCATCAGCAAGGCGGCGGGGGCCAAGCGCCATCGCAACCTCAAGTACCTGATGGAGATGGGGCTCACCTTCACCTTTATCTACGGCATGCTGGTGTGGCTCACCATCCAGCTGCTGCCGGGACAGGTCGCCATGCTCTATACCGGCGACAAGGATCCCGAACTGCTGGCCGCCGCCATCAGCAGCCTGACCCTCAACCTCGGCGCCATGCCGCTGGAGGGGATCATCATGTTCGGCATCGTGCTGCTGCAATCCATGGCGCGTACCCGTCAGGCGCTGGTTATCTCCATCGCCAAAACCGTACTGCTGCTGCCGCTCATCTTCCTGCTGCCACAGCAGTGGGGCCGTGACGGTGTGCTGATGGCCCAGCCCGCCACCGTGCTGCTGCTCACCCTGCCGCTCTGCTGGCTACTGTGGCGCGAGTGGCTGCGCCTGAAAGTGGCCTGCGCGCCAAAAGCCAGGCTCCGCCCGCAACCGGCCAGCGCGCGCGCCGCCGTCCAACTGGCCCGCTAA
- a CDS encoding LysR family transcriptional regulator: MTITRTDLAELAVFAAVARHRSFSKAALELGVSASALSHSLKGLEARLGVRLLNRSTRAVVPTDAGQRLLKQLLPTLNTLEEALSELARHSDEPVGRLKLCAPRGAIDSLLAPVLIDYLRRYPRMQVEVVEQELMPRLIEDGYDAALFYGDLLPKEMIGIPLGPSQRYLVVGSPAYLAEHGAPEHPSELSRHACIGYRLTPHHHYRWAFAADGNMLEIEVTGPLTTSTPALYLGAAEAGLGLAYCLEEEVSQKVAEGKLLTVLEPWCPTFAGFYLFYPSRHQLGSGLRILIDMLKAHYQHPGLVSNTQQFIK; this comes from the coding sequence ATGACTATTACCCGTACCGATCTCGCCGAACTGGCGGTGTTTGCCGCCGTCGCCCGTCACCGCAGTTTCAGCAAGGCCGCCCTCGAACTCGGGGTCTCCGCCTCTGCCCTCAGCCATAGCCTGAAGGGACTGGAAGCCAGGTTGGGGGTGCGGCTGCTCAACCGCAGCACCCGCGCCGTGGTGCCGACCGACGCGGGCCAACGGTTGCTCAAGCAGCTGCTCCCCACCCTCAATACGCTGGAAGAGGCGCTCAGCGAGCTGGCCCGCCACAGCGACGAGCCGGTGGGACGGCTCAAGCTCTGCGCCCCCCGTGGCGCCATCGACAGCCTGCTGGCACCGGTACTGATCGACTATCTGCGCCGTTATCCCAGAATGCAGGTGGAGGTGGTGGAGCAGGAGCTGATGCCCCGGCTGATTGAAGATGGCTACGATGCGGCGCTCTTTTATGGCGATCTGCTGCCCAAGGAGATGATCGGTATCCCCCTCGGCCCGTCCCAGCGCTATCTGGTGGTGGGCTCCCCCGCCTATCTGGCCGAGCACGGCGCGCCGGAGCACCCGAGCGAGCTGAGTCGCCACGCCTGTATCGGCTATCGCCTCACCCCGCACCATCACTATCGCTGGGCCTTTGCCGCCGACGGCAACATGCTGGAAATTGAGGTGACCGGGCCGCTCACCACCAGCACCCCGGCCCTCTATCTCGGTGCCGCCGAGGCGGGGCTGGGGCTGGCCTACTGTCTGGAAGAGGAGGTGAGCCAAAAGGTCGCGGAGGGGAAACTGCTCACCGTGCTGGAGCCCTGGTGCCCCACCTTTGCCGGTTTCTATCTCTTCTATCCCAGTCGACACCAGCTGGGCAGTGGCCTGCGCATCCTGATCGACATGCTCAAGGCTCACTACCAACACCCCGGATTGGTGAGTAATACTCAGCAATTCATCAAGTGA